Proteins from a single region of Chryseobacterium sp. T16E-39:
- a CDS encoding T9SS type A sorting domain-containing protein produces the protein MKTEYLLFVFFCIFFNVQIQAQPTITSADMITGTFQFTAFTFNQGMHAPGNGGSNITWDFTNISGTNEIYRMFYGTCPGIPECTFFPQANQYVTVLDNAGNQSADKNLLKLNTVQLEHLGARNNTTNFTLTYTDTPIQLKFPVTYLNSFADTSSSTINGVTTNTNDIITADGYGTIKTPAGTYSNVLRIKKESTITITTSGVPTSTTKITTYSWYKNNREVIGVFSVGNLLSPIVQPLPSRFQYTNNSVVLGTGEVKDMESLVIYPNPTSDFVTVKNEKIIDKIELSDAEGRKISEFKGISTIDISKLLSGVYYLKIDLKNEKTQIKKIIKK, from the coding sequence CGGAACCTTTCAGTTTACAGCGTTTACTTTTAATCAGGGAATGCATGCACCAGGAAATGGAGGTTCCAATATCACATGGGATTTTACAAACATAAGCGGTACAAACGAAATATACAGAATGTTTTATGGTACCTGTCCTGGTATTCCGGAATGTACATTTTTTCCACAAGCTAATCAATATGTAACTGTTTTAGATAATGCAGGGAATCAAAGTGCGGATAAAAATTTACTGAAGCTTAATACCGTGCAATTGGAACATTTAGGAGCTAGAAACAACACTACTAATTTCACACTAACTTACACTGATACACCCATTCAACTTAAATTTCCAGTTACTTATCTGAACTCGTTTGCTGATACCTCTTCTTCAACAATTAATGGGGTTACAACAAATACAAATGACATTATTACGGCAGATGGATATGGTACCATTAAAACTCCGGCTGGAACTTACTCTAATGTTTTAAGAATAAAAAAAGAAAGTACAATTACGATCACTACAAGTGGGGTACCGACTTCTACAACAAAGATTACAACATACAGCTGGTATAAAAATAACAGAGAAGTGATTGGTGTATTTTCAGTGGGTAATTTGTTGTCTCCCATTGTACAGCCATTGCCTTCAAGATTTCAGTATACCAATAATAGTGTTGTTTTAGGAACCGGGGAAGTTAAGGATATGGAATCTTTGGTGATTTACCCTAATCCAACTTCTGATTTTGTCACTGTAAAAAATGAAAAAATAATTGATAAGATTGAATTAAGCGATGCAGAGGGTAGAAAAATTTCAGAATTTAAAGGAATAAGTACGATCGATATATCTAAATTGTTAAGTGGTGTTTATTATCTGAAAATTGACCTGAAAAATGAGAAAACACAGATAAAGAAAATTATCAAAAAATAA
- the tyrS gene encoding tyrosine--tRNA ligase, with the protein MNSFIEELKWRGLFADMMPGTDEQLNKEVTTAYIGFDPTADSLHIGSLIQIKILAHFQQHGHKPIALVGGATGMIGDPSGKSAERNLLDEETLLHYVDCLKKQLSNFLNFEGDGPNKAELVNNYDWMKNISFLDFAKNVGKNITVNYMMAKDSVKKRFSGEAGADGMSFTEFTYQLIQGYDFLHLYQNNNVKLQMGGTDQWGNITTGTELIRRKAQGEAFALTVPLITKADGSKFGKSESGENYWLDKKRTSPYKFYQFWLNATDADAERFIKFYTFLAKEEIEALIEEHKTAPHERKLQKKLAEEVTVWVHGKEEYEKALKASEILFGRSTAEDLVSLDEEIFLEVFDGVPQKEVAKNDVLGINIVDLLSEKSGFLKSKSEAQREIKGNSISINKQKVDDTFTANETDLIDGKFLLLQKGKKTYFILKVQ; encoded by the coding sequence ATGAATTCCTTTATTGAAGAATTAAAATGGCGTGGTCTTTTTGCTGATATGATGCCAGGAACCGATGAGCAACTGAATAAAGAGGTAACGACTGCGTATATTGGTTTTGATCCAACCGCTGATTCTTTGCATATCGGAAGTCTTATTCAAATCAAAATTTTAGCACACTTTCAACAGCATGGCCATAAGCCTATTGCTTTGGTAGGAGGTGCCACAGGAATGATCGGTGATCCTTCGGGAAAATCGGCGGAGAGAAATCTTTTGGATGAGGAAACTCTTTTACATTATGTTGATTGTTTAAAGAAACAGCTTTCAAATTTTTTAAATTTTGAGGGAGATGGTCCTAACAAAGCTGAATTGGTAAATAATTACGATTGGATGAAAAATATCTCATTTTTAGATTTTGCTAAAAATGTGGGTAAAAACATCACTGTAAATTACATGATGGCAAAGGATTCTGTAAAGAAAAGATTTTCTGGAGAAGCCGGAGCTGATGGGATGAGTTTTACAGAATTTACTTACCAGCTAATTCAGGGATATGACTTTCTTCACCTATACCAAAACAACAATGTAAAGTTGCAAATGGGAGGTACTGACCAGTGGGGAAATATCACTACAGGAACCGAATTGATTCGTAGAAAGGCTCAAGGTGAAGCTTTTGCTTTAACCGTTCCTTTGATTACGAAAGCAGATGGTTCCAAATTCGGAAAATCTGAAAGTGGTGAAAATTACTGGTTAGACAAAAAAAGAACTTCTCCTTATAAATTCTACCAGTTCTGGTTGAATGCTACTGATGCTGATGCTGAAAGATTCATTAAATTCTACACATTCCTAGCTAAAGAGGAAATCGAAGCTTTAATCGAAGAGCATAAAACAGCTCCTCATGAAAGAAAACTACAAAAGAAACTTGCAGAAGAGGTGACCGTTTGGGTTCATGGAAAAGAAGAATATGAAAAAGCTCTGAAAGCTTCTGAAATTCTTTTTGGAAGGTCTACTGCTGAAGATCTGGTAAGTCTTGATGAAGAGATTTTCCTTGAAGTTTTCGATGGAGTTCCTCAAAAAGAAGTAGCAAAAAATGATGTTTTGGGAATCAATATTGTTGATCTACTTTCAGAAAAATCAGGATTTTTAAAATCAAAAAGTGAGGCACAAAGAGAAATCAAAGGAAATTCAATTTCCATAAATAAACAAAAAGTAGACGATACATTTACAGCAAACGAAACAGATCTTATTGACGGTAAATTTCTTTTACTACAGAAGGGAAAGAAGACCTACTTTATTCTTAAAGTTCAATAA
- a CDS encoding RNA polymerase sigma factor, giving the protein MNDEQLFSLIQKAKEKDQKAQTKLINVFWVDVFSFVMKKVRDENDTDEITVNVFSKVLTKLDMYDPHFQFKTWILTIAQNTVIDFWRKRSRENQDPTENLDEVKNQFAKSPEELMISNEEQKKIIKTIESLDANYQDIIKLRFFEEKSIKEIAEELGISVANTKVRVMRAKKVLAELLKNNEFDED; this is encoded by the coding sequence ATGAACGACGAACAGTTATTTTCACTTATTCAAAAGGCTAAAGAAAAAGATCAGAAAGCCCAGACAAAACTCATTAATGTTTTTTGGGTGGATGTGTTTTCTTTTGTGATGAAAAAAGTAAGGGATGAGAATGATACGGACGAGATTACAGTGAATGTTTTCTCAAAAGTCTTGACTAAACTGGATATGTATGATCCTCATTTTCAGTTTAAGACCTGGATATTAACCATTGCTCAGAATACTGTGATTGATTTTTGGAGAAAAAGGAGTCGTGAAAATCAAGACCCCACCGAAAATCTTGATGAAGTAAAAAACCAGTTTGCAAAATCACCTGAGGAACTGATGATTTCCAATGAGGAGCAAAAGAAGATCATTAAAACAATTGAATCATTAGATGCCAATTATCAGGATATTATCAAGCTGAGATTCTTTGAAGAGAAGAGTATTAAAGAAATTGCTGAGGAATTGGGTATTTCCGTTGCCAATACCAAGGTAAGAGTAATGCGTGCTAAAAAAGTATTAGCCGAGCTTCTGAAAAACAATGAGTTTGATGAAGACTGA
- the lipA gene encoding lipoyl synthase: MENLVQDTTVQKPKWIRVKLPTGKNYRELRSLVDKYKLNTICQSGSCPNMGECWGEGTATFMILGNICTRSCGFCGVKTGKPMDVNWDEPEKVARSIKLMKIKHAVLTSVDRDDLKDMGSILWGETVNAVRRISPGTTMETLIPDFQGLTKHLDRMIDVAPEVISHNMETVKRLTREVRIQAKYERSLEVLRYLKEAGQRRTKTGVMLGLGETRDEVFQTIEDIRNANVDVITMGQYLQPTKKHLPVKKFITPEEFDEFGDFARSLGFRHVESSPLVRSSYHAEKHIH; this comes from the coding sequence ATGGAAAATTTAGTTCAAGACACTACCGTTCAAAAACCAAAGTGGATTCGCGTAAAACTTCCTACCGGAAAGAATTACAGAGAACTGAGAAGCTTGGTTGATAAATATAAATTAAATACAATTTGCCAGAGTGGAAGCTGCCCGAATATGGGTGAATGTTGGGGTGAAGGAACAGCAACGTTCATGATTTTGGGGAACATCTGTACACGAAGCTGTGGGTTTTGTGGTGTAAAAACCGGAAAACCGATGGATGTGAACTGGGATGAACCTGAAAAAGTAGCACGTTCTATCAAATTAATGAAGATCAAACACGCTGTACTTACTTCAGTTGATCGTGATGATTTGAAAGATATGGGTTCTATACTTTGGGGAGAAACTGTAAACGCTGTGAGAAGAATTTCTCCAGGAACTACAATGGAAACCTTGATTCCGGACTTTCAGGGTCTGACAAAACATCTTGACAGAATGATAGATGTAGCACCTGAAGTGATCTCTCACAATATGGAAACGGTAAAACGTTTGACAAGAGAAGTAAGAATTCAGGCGAAGTATGAAAGAAGTCTTGAGGTATTAAGATATCTTAAGGAAGCCGGACAGAGAAGAACAAAGACAGGCGTTATGCTTGGTTTGGGAGAAACAAGAGATGAGGTTTTCCAAACGATTGAAGACATCAGAAATGCAAATGTTGATGTTATTACCATGGGGCAGTATTTACAACCTACAAAAAAACATTTACCTGTAAAAAAATTCATTACACCTGAAGAGTTTGATGAATTTGGTGATTTTGCAAGAAGTTTAGGGTTCAGACATGTTGAAAGTTCACCACTTGTAAGAAGTTCTTACCACGCTGAAAAACATATTCACTAA
- a CDS encoding AraC family transcriptional regulator — MEIQKEIIEFEKGKSFKLFAPSLKNCFFWHYHPEIELVYVEAVNGIRHVGKDISGFTDSDLLLIGSNVPHLNFDYRIQTECKQLVLQMRENFLQDIITPVPEFGTIQRLLERSYLGFSFSGETKRQVVEKMHRMMNRGNFDSLISLIEILQILAGSEEVKELNKDDTRIKWFLNDKIRMGTIYDYIHENYDKKTNVNQIAEIVSLSTPAFCRYFKKQTNMTFTDFVNNYRINQARIFLLKDSSITEVCFQVGFESLSYFNKLFKQHVGETPSEFRKKHLEKIEG; from the coding sequence ATGGAAATCCAGAAAGAAATTATAGAATTTGAAAAGGGGAAATCATTCAAACTTTTTGCGCCTTCACTGAAAAATTGTTTTTTCTGGCATTATCATCCGGAGATAGAATTGGTTTATGTAGAGGCTGTCAATGGAATCCGGCACGTCGGTAAAGATATTTCAGGTTTTACAGACAGTGATCTTTTACTGATTGGCTCAAATGTTCCCCATCTTAATTTTGACTATAGAATTCAAACCGAATGCAAACAGTTGGTCCTTCAAATGAGGGAAAATTTTCTTCAGGATATTATTACTCCCGTCCCTGAATTTGGTACTATACAACGTCTTCTGGAGCGTTCTTACCTGGGATTTTCTTTTTCTGGTGAAACAAAACGACAGGTTGTAGAAAAAATGCACCGTATGATGAATCGTGGAAATTTTGATTCTTTGATAAGCCTCATTGAAATCTTACAGATCCTGGCTGGATCAGAAGAGGTAAAAGAACTGAACAAAGATGACACCAGAATCAAATGGTTCCTGAATGACAAAATTAGAATGGGAACGATCTACGATTATATTCACGAAAATTATGATAAAAAAACCAATGTCAATCAAATTGCAGAAATAGTAAGTCTAAGTACTCCTGCTTTTTGCCGTTATTTTAAAAAACAGACGAATATGACATTTACCGATTTTGTAAACAATTACAGGATCAATCAGGCCAGAATATTTTTACTGAAAGATTCTTCAATAACGGAGGTGTGTTTCCAGGTTGGTTTTGAAAGCTTATCTTACTTCAACAAATTATTCAAACAACATGTGGGAGAAACGCCATCGGAGTTTAGGAAAAAGCATTTGGAGAAGATTGAAGGATGA
- a CDS encoding MFS transporter, which yields MGIDKRIIPLAIGGLGIGTTEFTIMGLLPDIAKTLQVSIPEAGHLISAYALGVVIGAPILIGYSVKFPPKKVLIVLMMIFTLFNGLSAIAPDYTSMLIIRFLSGLPHGAFFGVGTVVASRLAGKGKEAFYISLMFTGLTVANLAMVPLVTYIGHTFHWRWYFVIVAVIGLFALLFLKFWLPSMETKQDTHFLEELKFLKHKQSWLVLLITAIGFGGLFTWFSYITPLMTIIAGIKASQMAYVMILAGAGMVVGNLAGGFLSDKLGPEKTCSLLLLLMMTSLAGVFFFSENRSIALVLTFICGALSMSVAAPINIMMMKAAPRSEMMAAAFMQAAFNIANAMGAFLGGIPLEHGFSFKYPSLVGVGMTFIGLMISVRYMYLYRSSKVEKEEIAIECLSGDQ from the coding sequence ATGGGAATAGATAAGCGGATAATACCACTGGCAATTGGTGGTTTGGGGATTGGAACGACAGAATTTACTATTATGGGGTTACTCCCCGATATTGCAAAGACATTACAGGTCAGTATTCCTGAAGCCGGACACTTAATTTCAGCATATGCTTTGGGAGTGGTTATTGGAGCACCAATTCTGATTGGCTATTCTGTGAAGTTTCCACCTAAGAAGGTGTTAATTGTTCTTATGATGATTTTTACTCTATTTAATGGATTATCAGCAATTGCACCGGATTATACATCGATGTTGATCATCAGGTTTCTATCCGGTTTACCCCATGGCGCATTTTTCGGAGTTGGAACAGTTGTAGCCTCAAGGCTTGCCGGAAAAGGGAAGGAAGCATTTTATATTTCCTTAATGTTTACAGGGCTTACTGTGGCTAATCTTGCGATGGTTCCCCTCGTCACTTATATTGGACATACGTTCCACTGGAGATGGTATTTTGTGATCGTTGCCGTCATTGGATTATTCGCCTTATTATTTTTAAAATTCTGGCTTCCTTCAATGGAAACCAAGCAGGATACCCACTTTTTAGAAGAGCTGAAATTTCTTAAACATAAGCAATCGTGGTTGGTATTATTGATTACGGCAATCGGATTTGGAGGACTTTTTACATGGTTTAGTTATATTACACCGTTGATGACAATTATTGCAGGAATTAAAGCCAGCCAGATGGCATACGTGATGATTTTGGCAGGTGCGGGAATGGTTGTTGGGAATCTGGCGGGAGGATTTTTATCAGATAAGCTAGGTCCTGAGAAAACATGTTCTCTACTACTTCTTTTAATGATGACCTCTCTGGCAGGAGTATTTTTCTTTTCAGAAAACAGGTCAATAGCATTGGTGCTCACCTTTATCTGTGGTGCATTATCTATGTCTGTTGCAGCTCCGATCAATATCATGATGATGAAAGCTGCACCAAGAAGTGAGATGATGGCCGCTGCTTTTATGCAGGCAGCCTTTAATATTGCTAACGCAATGGGAGCCTTTTTGGGAGGAATCCCTTTGGAGCATGGATTTTCATTTAAGTATCCATCTCTTGTGGGGGTGGGAATGACGTTTATAGGATTAATGATCAGCGTCCGGTATATGTATTTATACAGATCTTCAAAAGTTGAAAAAGAAGAGATCGCAATAGAATGTCTTTCAGGTGATCAATAA
- a CDS encoding STAS/SEC14 domain-containing protein: MITIIPDAPENVAAFNATGEVTREDFEKLVIPHVKQKVDQFDELNYLLYLDTDLDNFTMGAWLQDAFLGLKNLTKWNRTAIVTNNTGVQNFTDIFSVLMPGEFKSFPKENVYNALYWCKNGNEVEA; encoded by the coding sequence ATGATCACGATTATTCCAGATGCCCCGGAAAATGTTGCAGCATTCAATGCAACGGGAGAAGTAACCCGAGAAGATTTTGAAAAACTGGTTATTCCTCATGTAAAACAAAAAGTAGATCAGTTTGATGAGCTTAATTATTTATTGTATTTAGACACCGATCTGGATAATTTTACCATGGGAGCATGGCTACAGGATGCATTTTTAGGTTTAAAGAATCTTACCAAATGGAACCGTACTGCCATTGTAACCAATAACACAGGAGTTCAGAACTTCACGGATATATTTAGTGTTTTAATGCCTGGTGAATTTAAATCCTTTCCCAAGGAAAATGTATATAACGCCCTTTATTGGTGTAAAAATGGTAATGAAGTAGAAGCATAA
- a CDS encoding NAD(P)/FAD-dependent oxidoreductase: MDLKSNEPFWLLKNGLVASYPSLKSDQECDVLIVGGGITGSLIAHQMIEDGYQTILIDKREICNGSTSATTSMLQYEIDLPLFELIAEIGEKGAVESYKACSDSIDMIEKLAKELKTKAGFKRKRSLYFASKKKDVSWLQQEFEARRTYGFEVEWLEAEEIQRAFGFRNTFGGIVSKQGASIDAFKFAHELLEFNAKKGLAIFDKTELKSVKYEKGYNLVSTTNGPQIKAKKIIYCIGYESKNLIKENFVSLKSTFAVVSEIDHEKFKNISSTLVWNTDDPYMYMRTTDDGRLLIGGGDEDFYDAEKRDALLNKKEKEILKTLKKIKPDYHFYPDFVWAGTFGETKDGLPYIGTHEKFKNSYFVLGFGGNGITFSVTGMEMASLFMKNKKHPLSRYFKFGR; encoded by the coding sequence ATGGATTTAAAATCTAATGAACCGTTTTGGTTATTAAAGAACGGACTTGTAGCTTCTTATCCCTCATTAAAGTCTGATCAGGAGTGTGATGTATTGATTGTTGGAGGAGGGATAACCGGTAGCCTTATTGCGCACCAAATGATTGAGGATGGATATCAGACGATCCTTATTGATAAACGTGAGATCTGTAATGGAAGTACCTCAGCAACCACATCTATGCTACAATATGAAATAGACCTTCCTCTTTTCGAACTTATTGCTGAGATAGGAGAGAAAGGAGCTGTTGAAAGCTATAAGGCATGCTCGGATTCAATAGATATGATAGAAAAGCTTGCTAAAGAGTTAAAGACAAAAGCAGGTTTTAAAAGAAAAAGATCCCTGTATTTTGCGTCGAAAAAGAAGGATGTCTCATGGCTGCAACAGGAATTTGAGGCCAGGAGAACATATGGATTTGAGGTGGAGTGGCTGGAAGCTGAAGAAATTCAAAGAGCGTTTGGTTTCCGTAATACATTTGGAGGCATTGTTTCAAAACAGGGAGCCAGTATTGATGCTTTTAAATTTGCTCATGAATTATTGGAATTCAATGCTAAAAAAGGGCTTGCCATATTTGATAAAACGGAATTGAAGTCTGTAAAATATGAGAAAGGATATAATTTGGTCAGCACCACTAATGGTCCTCAGATCAAAGCTAAAAAGATAATCTACTGTATAGGCTATGAAAGCAAAAACTTAATTAAAGAGAATTTTGTCAGTTTAAAAAGTACTTTTGCGGTAGTGTCTGAAATCGATCATGAGAAATTTAAAAATATTTCCAGCACTCTTGTATGGAATACCGATGATCCCTATATGTATATGAGAACGACGGATGACGGAAGATTATTGATCGGGGGAGGCGATGAAGATTTTTATGATGCTGAAAAGCGTGATGCACTACTGAATAAAAAGGAAAAGGAGATTTTAAAGACCTTAAAAAAAATAAAACCTGATTATCATTTCTATCCTGATTTTGTCTGGGCCGGAACCTTTGGAGAAACAAAAGATGGTTTGCCTTATATTGGGACGCATGAGAAATTTAAAAATTCTTACTTTGTCCTGGGATTTGGCGGAAATGGGATTACTTTTTCAGTCACCGGCATGGAAATGGCTTCGCTGTTTATGAAAAATAAAAAACATCCTTTATCAAGATATTTTAAATTTGGAAGATAA
- a CDS encoding VWA domain-containing protein, with translation MTTFKILTLTIGTAFLSSNSLAEIRCTGKSNNPATEPITIQSTALTPVEPAISKDNKIQVALLLDTSNSMDGLIDQAKSRLWNIVNTLTTLKYDGKAPQIEIALYEYGNDGIRDENFIRQVTPLTQDLDLVSEKLFALRTNGGSEYCGAVIRDATMNLNWDKNEKSMKLIYIAGNEPFDQGKIKYKEVISSAKAKKIYTNTIFCGDRNEGIESFWQNGAIAGDGKYFNIDSDRKVIYIETPYDIRISECNTKLNDTYIYYGSRGSEYKSKQAMQDKNAEIQSASNAVERTVAKSKKNAYKNDHWDLVDKAEKDVNFITTVKESELPAELKGKSKEEVKKLVIKKSADRDKIQKEIEELSKKRQNYIDAEMKKRGNSDSDDLGKAIEKSILELAKKNGYDS, from the coding sequence ATGACAACTTTTAAAATTTTAACATTGACAATAGGCACCGCTTTTTTAAGCTCGAATAGCCTTGCAGAGATTCGTTGTACCGGAAAAAGTAACAATCCGGCAACCGAACCCATAACGATACAAAGTACGGCTTTGACTCCAGTAGAACCTGCCATATCAAAGGATAATAAAATCCAGGTTGCGCTTTTATTAGATACCTCAAACAGTATGGATGGGCTGATCGACCAGGCAAAATCAAGATTATGGAATATCGTCAATACACTGACAACCTTAAAATATGATGGAAAAGCCCCACAGATAGAAATTGCTCTTTATGAATACGGGAACGACGGGATTCGGGATGAAAATTTCATCCGGCAGGTTACTCCCCTGACACAGGATTTAGATCTGGTTTCCGAAAAGCTATTTGCCTTAAGAACCAATGGGGGAAGTGAATACTGTGGTGCCGTAATCCGGGACGCAACCATGAACCTGAACTGGGATAAAAATGAAAAGAGTATGAAGCTGATCTATATTGCAGGAAATGAGCCCTTCGATCAGGGAAAAATTAAATACAAGGAAGTGATTTCATCTGCCAAAGCAAAAAAGATCTATACCAATACTATTTTTTGTGGTGACAGAAATGAAGGAATAGAATCTTTTTGGCAAAACGGAGCGATCGCTGGTGACGGTAAGTACTTTAATATTGATAGCGACAGAAAAGTAATATACATTGAAACACCGTATGATATCCGAATCTCAGAATGCAACACAAAGCTCAATGACACTTATATCTATTATGGAAGCAGGGGCTCGGAATACAAAAGCAAACAGGCAATGCAGGATAAAAATGCAGAAATCCAATCGGCTTCCAACGCTGTAGAAAGAACTGTGGCCAAGAGTAAAAAGAATGCCTATAAGAACGATCACTGGGATCTTGTAGACAAGGCAGAAAAGGATGTCAATTTCATTACAACCGTTAAAGAAAGTGAACTTCCTGCTGAGCTAAAAGGTAAAAGTAAAGAAGAAGTAAAGAAACTGGTAATTAAAAAATCCGCTGATAGAGACAAAATACAGAAAGAGATCGAAGAACTTTCCAAAAAGAGACAGAATTATATTGATGCCGAAATGAAGAAAAGAGGGAATTCCGATTCTGACGATCTTGGAAAAGCAATTGAGAAATCTATTTTGGAATTGGCAAAGAAAAACGGATATGATTCGTAA
- a CDS encoding DUF4139 domain-containing protein: MKYFLLLLSLSVSLFKSQEIKKEIEVKQATLFLQGAKVFGSTPISLQKGKNTVRIISLPNDIDENTYKINLEKNTTLLSITPQSNYLKDDEMSEGEKKLEDEKKKLQRQISLLNIQIKNLTGEQNIINDNLKVSTNDKSTPQDQLIKLTEFYRKRMLEIDNQLFLLNEQKMGFDESIAKINKQFNEEQTHKNQNKKELLLEILADREMSISLGVSYIVSNAGWVPSYDLRAESTKKPLEIAYKGKIYQKTGQDWNNVKLFVSTYKPSYNQNRPILSPLYVAEYTAYDSKKELAGYSMKAKADMTNAYQMRAEEVASVSQVPVATVSDNQMNVMYELKFNQTIVSQEKEQYVILDKKEVNATYKYHTVPKLNNQVFLMAFVKNWQNLNLISGEANIYFEDNYIGKTNITSNYIKDEFPISLGVDERITVKRIKQEDKTSQKTLSSNKWETESYQIHIRNNTKESIDLEILDQLPISENSKISVKSLEIGNGNLDEKTGSILWNRKINSGSSDTISFSFEVKYPKDMQIQYYSR; this comes from the coding sequence ATGAAATACTTCTTATTACTCCTCAGCCTTTCTGTTTCTCTTTTTAAATCGCAGGAGATAAAAAAAGAAATTGAGGTCAAGCAAGCCACCCTATTCTTACAAGGCGCCAAAGTTTTTGGCAGCACTCCTATTTCCTTACAAAAAGGAAAGAATACGGTAAGGATCATCAGCCTTCCTAATGATATTGATGAAAATACATACAAAATTAATCTTGAAAAAAATACAACCCTCTTATCCATCACTCCACAGAGTAATTATCTGAAAGATGATGAAATGTCGGAGGGTGAAAAAAAGCTGGAAGATGAAAAGAAAAAACTCCAGAGACAGATCAGCTTGCTCAATATTCAAATTAAGAACCTTACCGGCGAGCAAAATATTATTAATGACAACCTGAAGGTTTCTACTAATGATAAGTCGACTCCACAGGATCAGCTGATCAAACTGACTGAATTTTACAGAAAAAGGATGCTTGAAATTGATAACCAACTATTCTTACTTAATGAACAGAAAATGGGATTCGACGAAAGTATCGCAAAGATCAATAAACAATTCAATGAAGAACAGACTCATAAAAATCAAAATAAAAAAGAACTTCTTCTTGAGATCCTTGCTGATCGTGAAATGAGCATCAGCCTGGGCGTAAGTTATATTGTTTCTAATGCCGGCTGGGTCCCATCTTACGATCTGCGTGCAGAATCTACAAAGAAACCTCTTGAGATTGCATACAAAGGAAAAATATATCAGAAAACAGGTCAGGACTGGAACAATGTAAAACTTTTTGTTTCGACCTACAAACCTTCATATAATCAGAACCGGCCTATTTTGTCTCCACTGTATGTCGCGGAATATACTGCATACGACTCGAAAAAAGAACTGGCAGGATATTCTATGAAAGCAAAAGCAGATATGACCAATGCATACCAGATGCGGGCTGAGGAAGTTGCTTCAGTAAGCCAGGTTCCTGTAGCAACAGTATCTGACAATCAAATGAACGTGATGTATGAACTGAAGTTTAATCAGACGATTGTAAGTCAGGAAAAGGAGCAATATGTGATATTAGACAAAAAAGAAGTAAATGCCACTTACAAATACCACACAGTACCGAAACTCAATAACCAGGTATTCCTGATGGCTTTTGTGAAAAACTGGCAAAACCTCAACCTGATCTCTGGTGAAGCCAATATCTATTTTGAAGATAATTATATCGGGAAAACAAATATTACAAGCAATTATATTAAAGACGAATTCCCAATTTCCCTTGGTGTTGATGAAAGAATTACAGTAAAAAGAATAAAACAGGAAGATAAAACTTCACAGAAAACACTGAGTTCAAATAAATGGGAAACGGAATCTTACCAGATACATATCAGAAACAACACGAAAGAAAGTATTGATCTCGAAATCCTCGATCAGCTTCCAATCAGTGAAAATTCTAAAATCTCCGTAAAGTCTCTGGAAATAGGTAATGGAAATTTAGATGAGAAAACAGGAAGCATCCTTTGGAACAGAAAAATCAACAGTGGAAGTTCGGATACCATTAGCTTTTCTTTTGAAGTAAAATATCCGAAAGACATGCAAATTCAATATTACAGTAGATAA